A stretch of Flavobacterium sp. N2270 DNA encodes these proteins:
- a CDS encoding tyrosine-protein phosphatase — protein MFSIFKSKPKLKELIPSDYVDIHSHLLPGIDDGAQNKEDSLFILNEMKKLGFKKVITTPHTIKNVWDNSKEDIENTYTKLKADLPQETDNLQLGVASEYFMDENFLAQFKAEPLLTLKDNYVLVEMSYLNPPMQLLEILFELQLKGYQPVLAHPERYNFYHNNFKMYEELKKAGCLFQMNLLSSVGYYGKEVAIAADTLLGKKMIDFVGSDIHHENHIKSFQNKIIIKNKEALEKAISANVFFN, from the coding sequence ATGTTTTCCATTTTCAAATCTAAACCAAAACTTAAAGAACTCATTCCAAGTGATTATGTGGATATCCATTCGCATCTTTTACCGGGAATAGATGATGGTGCACAAAATAAGGAGGATAGTCTTTTTATTTTGAACGAAATGAAGAAGTTAGGCTTTAAAAAAGTCATTACTACTCCGCATACGATTAAAAATGTGTGGGACAATTCGAAAGAAGATATTGAAAATACCTATACAAAGTTGAAAGCCGATTTACCCCAAGAAACTGACAACTTACAACTTGGTGTAGCATCGGAATATTTCATGGATGAAAATTTTTTAGCACAATTTAAAGCAGAACCGCTTTTAACGCTAAAAGACAATTACGTTTTAGTTGAAATGTCGTATTTAAATCCACCAATGCAGTTGTTGGAAATTCTTTTTGAATTGCAGCTAAAAGGCTACCAACCAGTATTGGCTCACCCAGAACGTTATAATTTTTACCACAATAACTTTAAAATGTATGAGGAGTTAAAAAAGGCAGGTTGTTTATTTCAAATGAATTTACTTTCTTCTGTTGGTTATTATGGAAAAGAGGTTGCTATAGCAGCTGACACTCTTTTAGGAAAAAAGATGATTGATTTTGTTGGAAGTGACATTCATCATGAAAACCACATAAAGTCTTTTCAAAATAAAATTATTATTAAAAATAAAGAAGCACTTGAAAAAGCAATAAGTGCTAATGTGTTTTTTAACTAA
- a CDS encoding GumC family protein: MQKTESSISSSNNFNLKEEVYKYLSQWKWFVLGVFLCLAVAYLYLRYSVPQYKANATILVKDDRKGGIANELSAFSDLGMLSNIKSNVDNEVEVIKSRTLIDRTIQDLELTTVYMNIGRVKSEELYKSYPVKMVVLKADENYFSSYKKYRIAHHDAASFKLYNDSDSAIGTFKYGEKIKVNEAVLQFIKTKDYSLNKEFNIAVNYYPKAQLVESFRNRLLVSTLSKNTSVIELSIVDPVKSKAVDFLNELVSNYNKDAIDDKKYVSENTSKFIDQRLELIAKELQGVEQDVEAFKKSNQVTDIVSEAGLFLENASEVEKQKMANLTQIKVVETMMDYVNSSDFSETLPANIIAQDQGATSLISDYNKLVLERNKLTKTAGEKNTLVKALDAKITSLKQNVKASLAQYKSSLGIQQQDLTRQKAKVVGKIAQIPTQERLFRDIDRKQHVKEALFLYLLQKREEMAISLAVTAPNAKVIDLAISSSVPVSPNRKVIYLGSFLLGILIPFGVIYINDLFDTKIKSRVDIERATTLPFLGEIPRLDTGVLLVENSSRSTTAEAMRIIRTNLEFLLNEVEEGTAKTIFLTSTYPKEGKTFVSVNLASIISQSNDKVLLIGADIRNPKLDDYMQLPQKGLTNFLADKTSAPINDFIVSSKEIPNLHVLPAGVIPPNPAELLMGSKLNIAFEELKKQYNYIIVDTAPVSLVTDTLIIAKNANAFVYVARANFLDKRMLELPQKLYSENKLPNMSILLNDTNGKKGYGYGYGYGYEAESESKKSWKNIFKK; the protein is encoded by the coding sequence ATGCAAAAAACAGAAAGCTCAATTAGTTCATCAAACAACTTTAACCTAAAAGAAGAGGTTTATAAATATTTATCCCAATGGAAATGGTTCGTATTGGGTGTGTTTCTTTGTTTAGCTGTAGCCTATTTGTATTTAAGATATTCCGTACCTCAATATAAAGCCAATGCTACGATTTTGGTTAAAGACGATCGAAAGGGTGGAATTGCAAACGAACTTTCTGCTTTTTCAGATTTAGGTATGTTGTCTAATATTAAAAGTAATGTAGACAATGAAGTTGAGGTTATCAAATCGAGAACGTTAATTGATAGAACCATTCAAGATTTAGAGCTTACAACCGTTTATATGAATATTGGGAGGGTAAAGTCGGAAGAATTGTATAAAAGTTACCCTGTTAAAATGGTGGTGCTTAAAGCAGATGAAAACTATTTTAGTAGCTATAAAAAATACCGCATTGCACATCATGATGCTGCTTCTTTTAAACTTTATAACGATTCAGATTCTGCTATAGGAACATTTAAATATGGAGAAAAAATTAAAGTAAACGAAGCTGTTTTACAGTTTATAAAAACAAAAGACTACAGTCTTAATAAAGAGTTTAATATTGCGGTGAATTATTACCCCAAAGCACAACTCGTAGAAAGTTTTAGAAACAGGTTGTTGGTTAGTACTTTAAGTAAAAACACGAGTGTTATAGAATTAAGTATTGTTGATCCTGTAAAATCAAAAGCCGTTGATTTTTTAAACGAATTGGTGTCAAATTATAATAAAGATGCAATTGATGATAAAAAATATGTATCTGAAAACACCTCAAAATTTATAGACCAGCGCTTAGAGCTTATTGCAAAAGAACTTCAAGGGGTAGAGCAAGATGTGGAGGCTTTTAAAAAGTCCAATCAAGTTACCGATATCGTTTCTGAAGCCGGTTTGTTTTTAGAAAATGCCAGTGAAGTGGAAAAGCAAAAAATGGCCAACTTAACCCAAATTAAAGTGGTTGAAACCATGATGGACTATGTTAATTCTAGTGATTTTTCAGAAACATTGCCCGCAAATATCATAGCGCAAGATCAAGGCGCAACGAGTTTAATTTCCGATTATAATAAATTAGTTTTAGAACGCAATAAACTTACCAAAACGGCAGGCGAAAAAAACACATTAGTAAAAGCATTAGATGCTAAAATTACTTCGTTAAAGCAAAACGTTAAAGCGAGTTTAGCACAATATAAATCGTCTTTAGGAATTCAACAACAAGACTTAACCCGACAAAAAGCTAAAGTGGTAGGTAAAATAGCTCAAATTCCTACACAAGAACGTTTGTTTCGCGATATTGATAGAAAACAGCATGTAAAAGAAGCTTTGTTTCTTTACTTATTGCAAAAAAGAGAAGAAATGGCTATTTCTTTAGCGGTTACAGCTCCTAATGCAAAAGTAATTGACTTGGCTATTTCCTCTTCGGTTCCTGTATCGCCAAACAGAAAAGTCATTTACTTGGGAAGTTTTCTTTTAGGGATACTTATTCCTTTTGGAGTAATCTATATCAACGATTTATTCGATACTAAAATTAAATCAAGAGTAGACATAGAACGCGCTACAACGTTACCATTTTTAGGTGAAATCCCTCGATTAGATACCGGCGTGCTTTTAGTTGAAAACTCATCGAGATCCACAACTGCAGAAGCCATGCGAATTATAAGGACCAATTTAGAATTCTTACTCAATGAAGTGGAAGAAGGAACAGCGAAAACCATTTTTTTAACCTCTACTTATCCTAAAGAAGGAAAAACATTTGTATCGGTTAATTTAGCGTCAATAATTTCACAATCTAACGATAAAGTACTGTTAATAGGTGCAGATATTCGTAACCCTAAATTAGATGATTATATGCAATTGCCTCAAAAAGGGTTAACCAACTTTTTAGCAGATAAAACAAGTGCCCCTATAAACGATTTTATTGTGAGCAGTAAAGAGATTCCTAATTTACATGTACTGCCTGCCGGAGTGATTCCGCCAAATCCTGCAGAATTGCTAATGGGGTCTAAATTGAATATTGCTTTTGAAGAATTAAAAAAACAGTACAATTATATAATTGTAGATACGGCACCAGTAAGTTTGGTTACCGACACTTTAATTATTGCTAAAAATGCAAATGCATTCGTTTATGTAGCGCGTGCTAATTTCTTAGACAAAAGAATGCTGGAGCTTCCACAAAAACTATATTCAGAAAACAAATTACCTAATATGTCAATTTTGTTAAACGATACAAATGGTAAAAAAGGCTATGGCTATGGCTATGGTTACGGTTATGAAGCAGAAAGTGAAAGCAAGAAATCTTGGAAAAACATTTTTAAAAAATAA
- a CDS encoding polysaccharide biosynthesis/export family protein, with translation MYLQNNNITSSATQYEPTIQPDDVLSIMVSSENPEVAAPYNLKSVAIQNATEVIAVNEQVQAYIVNSKGAIQFPMLGDIVLGGLTKTEAIDKLKSILKDHVKDAIIHMRILNFKVSVLGEVAKPGTFTVNSERITVLEALSMAGDLTVYGKRKNILVIREKNGVKTTQQIDLTNSDFLNSEYYYLAQNDVVYVEPNKTKVNSSVVGPNLTVAISAISLLVTILAITIR, from the coding sequence GTGTATTTACAAAATAACAATATCACTTCCAGTGCCACACAATATGAACCTACCATACAACCGGATGATGTATTGTCTATTATGGTTAGCTCTGAAAATCCTGAAGTAGCCGCACCTTATAATTTAAAAAGTGTAGCCATACAAAATGCTACCGAAGTCATTGCGGTAAATGAACAAGTCCAAGCCTATATAGTAAACAGTAAGGGAGCCATTCAATTTCCAATGTTAGGAGATATTGTATTAGGTGGTTTAACTAAAACAGAAGCCATTGATAAATTAAAATCAATATTAAAAGACCATGTAAAAGATGCCATAATTCATATGAGAATCTTAAATTTTAAAGTTTCAGTTTTAGGAGAAGTAGCAAAACCAGGAACTTTTACTGTTAATAGCGAAAGAATTACAGTGTTAGAAGCATTGAGTATGGCAGGAGATCTTACGGTTTACGGAAAACGAAAAAACATTTTGGTCATTCGCGAAAAAAATGGAGTTAAAACAACTCAACAAATTGATTTAACAAACTCCGACTTTTTAAATTCCGAATATTATTATTTGGCTCAAAACGATGTAGTGTATGTTGAACCCAATAAAACAAAAGTAAATTCATCAGTAGTTGGACCAAATTTAACAGTAGCCATCTCGGCTATTTCATTACTAGTTACTATTTTAGCTATTACAATACGATAA
- a CDS encoding polysaccharide biosynthesis protein, which translates to MCFFLFAFRTYAGIIRHSSFIDALKLLVSTFATFLALVTLNYIHFLITGNKIFLFPVLLIHFIISFLLLFLFRVAVKFLYEKYIEYGNLEKEQRVILFGNDSNAVAVANALNLEQPRKYRVVAFVDNGKSHDLRLLLGLPIVNYSQNIAAILEEFNAQALIITDRMLSKKQQIKIVDDCLDNDFKVLTLEKVKDWQDQKDLSKNLKNFDINDLLERKPIQLNTLQISNQLKEKIVLITGAAGSIGSEIVAQIITFNPHAIVLVDQAETPLYDLVNGIVNNVKHIKIIPYVADVKDVQMMDFIFKEHKPQVVYHAAAYKHVPLMENNPYQAVYTNVIGTKNTVDLAVKYAVESFVMISTDKAVNPSNIMGASKRIAEQYVQSLAFNINEHNTSKTKIITTRFGNVLGSNGSVVPLFTKQIQEGGPLTVTHPDIIRYFMTIPEACQLVLEAGSMGNGGEIYIFDMGKPVKIIDLAHKMIKLAGFIPNTEMEIKITGLRPGEKLYEELLNESSKTLKTHHDKIMISKELEEFNYEIVNSDIESLKTLLATFNTVEIVKKMKQMVPEFKSMNSSFEKLD; encoded by the coding sequence ATATGTTTTTTTCTTTTTGCATTTAGAACTTATGCAGGAATCATAAGACACTCCAGTTTTATTGACGCTTTAAAACTATTAGTTTCAACTTTTGCTACTTTTTTAGCATTAGTCACTTTAAATTACATCCACTTTTTAATTACAGGAAATAAAATTTTTCTTTTTCCAGTATTACTAATTCATTTTATCATTTCATTTTTATTGCTTTTCTTGTTTAGAGTGGCCGTTAAATTCTTATATGAAAAATACATTGAATATGGTAATTTAGAAAAAGAACAAAGGGTTATTCTTTTTGGAAATGACAGTAATGCAGTTGCAGTTGCTAATGCTTTAAATTTAGAACAACCTAGAAAGTATAGAGTGGTTGCCTTTGTAGATAACGGCAAATCACATGATCTTAGGTTGCTTTTAGGTTTGCCCATAGTAAATTATTCTCAAAACATAGCGGCAATTTTAGAAGAGTTCAATGCTCAAGCTTTAATTATAACCGATAGGATGCTGAGTAAAAAGCAACAAATAAAAATTGTTGACGATTGTTTAGATAACGATTTCAAAGTATTAACTCTTGAAAAAGTAAAAGATTGGCAAGATCAAAAAGACCTTTCTAAAAACCTTAAAAATTTCGATATTAATGATTTGTTAGAACGAAAACCCATACAGTTAAATACCCTTCAAATATCAAATCAATTAAAAGAAAAAATAGTATTAATTACTGGTGCGGCGGGTTCTATAGGTAGCGAAATCGTTGCTCAAATTATAACTTTTAATCCACATGCAATAGTATTAGTAGATCAAGCAGAAACACCGCTCTATGATTTAGTGAATGGAATAGTTAACAATGTAAAGCATATTAAAATTATTCCTTATGTTGCTGATGTAAAAGATGTTCAAATGATGGACTTCATTTTTAAAGAACACAAGCCCCAAGTGGTTTATCATGCCGCGGCTTACAAGCACGTTCCTTTAATGGAAAATAATCCGTATCAAGCGGTTTATACCAATGTAATTGGTACTAAGAATACAGTCGATTTAGCTGTAAAATATGCAGTAGAGTCCTTTGTTATGATTTCGACAGATAAGGCTGTTAATCCCAGTAATATAATGGGGGCAAGTAAAAGAATTGCGGAACAATATGTGCAATCCTTGGCTTTTAATATAAATGAACATAACACATCAAAAACAAAGATAATCACAACCCGTTTTGGAAATGTATTGGGTTCGAACGGTTCTGTTGTACCTTTATTTACCAAGCAAATTCAAGAAGGTGGTCCGTTAACCGTTACGCATCCCGATATCATTCGTTATTTTATGACCATTCCCGAAGCCTGTCAGTTGGTTCTTGAAGCCGGTTCTATGGGAAATGGTGGCGAAATATATATATTTGATATGGGTAAACCTGTTAAAATCATCGACTTGGCTCATAAAATGATAAAACTAGCCGGCTTTATTCCCAATACAGAAATGGAAATCAAAATTACAGGTTTGCGACCGGGCGAAAAATTATATGAAGAACTGTTAAACGAAAGTTCTAAAACATTGAAAACACATCACGATAAAATAATGATTTCTAAAGAATTGGAAGAGTTTAATTATGAAATTGTAAATTCAGATATTGAATCCTTAAAAACTTTATTGGCCACTTTTAATACGGTTGAAATTGTAAAGAAAATGAAACAAATGGTTCCCGAATTTAAAAGCATGAATTCGAGCTTCGAGAAATTAGATTAG
- a CDS encoding DegT/DnrJ/EryC1/StrS family aminotransferase, whose translation MSNKIWLSSPHMGGNEQKYIQEAFAENWIAPLGPNVNGFEKDIEHYLKEGVFVAALSSGTAAIHLALILLGIEKDDEVICQSMTFSASANPIIYQNATPVFVDSEKETWNMCPKALEEAIIDRTAKGKKPKAIIVVHLYGMPYKVDEIRAVADKYNIPIIEDSAEALGSSYKGQKCGTFGDVSILSFNGNKIITTSGGGALVTKTKAIKEKAVFLATQARDAAPHYEHSQIGYNYRLSNVCAGIGRGQMEVLDEHVQLRRTMNQFYVNYFSKMDGVTVLQEPSVDFYSNHWLSAIVLQSYEQREALRLALESENIESRPLWKPMHLQPVFTKYLFFGNGTSEDLFNRGLCLPSGSNLSVADKNRIRVVLDAFFK comes from the coding sequence ATGAGCAATAAAATCTGGCTTTCTTCACCTCATATGGGTGGAAACGAACAAAAATACATTCAAGAAGCATTTGCTGAAAATTGGATTGCACCACTAGGTCCAAATGTTAATGGTTTTGAAAAAGATATTGAACACTATTTAAAGGAAGGTGTTTTTGTTGCTGCCTTAAGTTCGGGAACGGCAGCTATTCACTTGGCTTTAATTTTATTAGGAATAGAAAAAGACGATGAGGTCATTTGTCAATCCATGACGTTTTCGGCTTCGGCAAATCCAATTATTTATCAAAACGCAACACCTGTTTTTGTAGATAGCGAAAAAGAAACATGGAACATGTGTCCAAAAGCTTTAGAAGAGGCTATAATCGATAGAACAGCAAAGGGTAAAAAACCTAAGGCCATTATAGTAGTTCATTTATATGGAATGCCTTATAAAGTAGATGAGATAAGAGCGGTTGCTGATAAATACAATATCCCTATTATTGAAGACAGTGCTGAGGCGTTAGGCAGTTCTTATAAAGGGCAAAAATGTGGTACTTTTGGAGATGTTTCTATCTTATCGTTTAACGGAAATAAAATCATTACCACTTCTGGAGGTGGAGCCTTAGTAACAAAAACAAAAGCAATAAAAGAGAAGGCCGTTTTCTTAGCCACACAAGCTAGAGATGCCGCACCGCATTATGAACACAGTCAAATAGGGTATAATTATAGATTAAGTAATGTTTGCGCAGGAATTGGTCGCGGACAAATGGAGGTGTTAGATGAGCATGTGCAATTGCGTAGAACAATGAATCAGTTTTATGTAAATTATTTTTCTAAAATGGACGGCGTAACAGTTTTACAAGAGCCCTCTGTGGATTTTTATTCTAACCATTGGTTGAGTGCAATTGTCTTACAATCTTATGAGCAACGAGAAGCTTTACGATTAGCGCTTGAAAGCGAAAATATTGAATCGAGACCTTTGTGGAAACCGATGCACTTACAACCTGTATTTACTAAATATCTTTTTTTTGGAAACGGAACTTCAGAAGATTTGTTTAACAGAGGATTGTGTTTGCCTTCGGGTTCTAATTTATCTGTAGCAGATAAAAATAGAATTAGAGTGGTTTTAGATGCTTTTTTTAAATAG
- a CDS encoding acetyltransferase, which yields MEPFSGNTDIVVFGCGGHSKVVIDVLLEENKYQIKAVFDDNPNVVELYGFKVFLNTNSDFFKNKNTIIAIGSNQIRKKIATTLNTNFVMTIHPSAVVSKFAKIGKGTQIMATAVVNPGVIIGDHCIINTGAIVEHDCMISSYVHISPNATLGGGVSVGGLTQIGIGASVLPGLQIGKNAQIGAGAVIIENVPDNAVVVGVPGRIIKYQEEIKNEQ from the coding sequence ATAGAGCCTTTTAGCGGGAACACAGATATAGTCGTTTTTGGCTGTGGCGGACATTCAAAAGTTGTAATCGATGTCTTGTTAGAAGAAAATAAATACCAAATTAAAGCTGTTTTTGATGATAACCCTAATGTTGTAGAATTATATGGCTTTAAGGTTTTTTTAAACACCAATTCAGATTTTTTTAAAAACAAAAATACTATTATTGCAATAGGGAGCAATCAAATTAGAAAAAAAATAGCCACAACCTTAAATACAAATTTTGTCATGACCATTCATCCATCTGCAGTAGTTTCTAAGTTTGCTAAAATTGGAAAAGGAACACAAATAATGGCTACAGCAGTCGTTAATCCTGGCGTCATAATTGGTGATCATTGTATTATTAATACTGGTGCAATTGTAGAGCATGATTGTATGATTTCTAGTTATGTTCATATATCGCCTAATGCTACTTTAGGTGGAGGTGTATCTGTTGGAGGGCTAACCCAAATAGGAATAGGCGCTTCGGTTTTGCCCGGTTTGCAAATAGGTAAAAATGCACAAATAGGAGCAGGTGCTGTAATCATTGAAAACGTACCCGATAATGCCGTTGTTGTAGGGGTTCCTGGGAGAATAATAAAATACCAAGAAGAAATTAAAAATGAGCAATAA